In Streptomyces sp. NBC_00414, a single window of DNA contains:
- a CDS encoding SDR family oxidoreductase, which produces MTSGTGTGTGIGIGAETRTGGGICDGRVVVVTGAGRGLGRAHALAFAAEGARVVVNDLGVGLDGSPGADSPARRVVEEIAAAGGEAVAHAGDIATTEGAASLVRTAVDTFGRLDTLVNNAGFLRDRMLVNLDEDDWDAVVRVHLKGHFLPLKHAAAHWRAQAKAGRVPQARVVNTSSGAGLSGSVGQGNYSAAKAGIVGLTLVAAAEMGRYGVQVNAIAPAARTRMTEAAFAQAMAAPDSGFDAMAPENVSPLVVWLGSAASAGVTGRVFETEGGRITVMDGWRPGPGVDKGARWTPSEAGDAALELLAQAQPPPAVHGAR; this is translated from the coding sequence ATGACCTCAGGCACCGGCACCGGCACCGGCATCGGCATCGGCGCGGAGACACGTACAGGCGGCGGCATCTGTGACGGGCGGGTGGTGGTCGTCACGGGTGCCGGGCGTGGGCTCGGACGGGCCCACGCGCTCGCCTTCGCGGCCGAGGGGGCGCGGGTCGTCGTCAACGACCTGGGTGTCGGGCTCGACGGTTCGCCCGGCGCCGACAGCCCGGCCCGCCGGGTCGTCGAGGAGATCGCGGCGGCGGGCGGCGAGGCCGTCGCACACGCCGGGGACATCGCGACGACCGAGGGCGCCGCGTCCCTCGTACGTACGGCGGTGGACACCTTCGGACGGCTCGACACCCTCGTGAACAACGCCGGCTTCCTGCGCGACCGCATGCTGGTGAACCTCGACGAGGACGACTGGGACGCCGTCGTGCGCGTCCACCTGAAGGGCCACTTCCTGCCGTTGAAGCACGCCGCCGCGCACTGGCGGGCACAGGCGAAGGCGGGACGCGTACCGCAGGCCCGGGTCGTCAACACCAGTTCCGGAGCCGGTCTTTCGGGGTCCGTCGGGCAGGGCAACTACAGCGCGGCCAAGGCGGGCATCGTCGGGCTCACCCTGGTGGCCGCCGCCGAGATGGGGCGCTACGGAGTGCAGGTCAACGCCATCGCGCCGGCCGCGCGGACCCGGATGACAGAGGCGGCCTTCGCCCAGGCCATGGCGGCGCCGGACAGCGGCTTCGACGCGATGGCCCCCGAGAACGTGTCCCCGCTCGTCGTCTGGCTCGGCTCCGCCGCGAGTGCCGGGGTCACCGGCCGGGTCTTCGAGACCGAGGGCGGCCGGATCACCGTCATGGACGGCTGGCGGCCCGGCCCCGGTGTCGACAAAGGGGCCCGGTGGACCCCCTCCGAGGCCGGGGACGCGGCACTGGAACTCCTCGCACAGGCACAGCCCCCGCCCGCGGTCCACGGCGCGCGGTAG
- a CDS encoding SDR family oxidoreductase yields the protein MPSDMPSGKTPGRRLVVVTGGTRGVGAGIAQAFAEEGDEVVVCARRPPQAPPDGVKGAKSLKGIEFVPLDLRDPPAVRAFFGRLPRLDVLVNNAGGAPYRLLAGADAERHARVIDLNLVAPLTASLAAYDLLKRARGSIVMIGSVSGTRPSPGTAAYGAAKAGLENLARSMAVEWAPDVRVNTLVVGMVRTELSHLHYGGEEGIEAVSRTVPLGRLAVPTDVGRAAVFLASDAAAYITGAGLLVHGGGERPAFLDAATVNKEE from the coding sequence ATGCCGTCGGACATGCCGTCGGGCAAGACGCCGGGGCGGCGGCTCGTGGTGGTCACGGGCGGGACCAGGGGCGTCGGCGCCGGGATCGCTCAGGCGTTCGCCGAGGAGGGTGACGAGGTCGTGGTCTGTGCACGCAGACCACCGCAAGCACCACCCGACGGCGTCAAGGGCGCCAAGAGCCTCAAGGGCATCGAGTTCGTCCCCCTCGACCTGCGCGACCCGCCGGCCGTCCGTGCCTTCTTCGGGCGGCTGCCCCGGCTCGACGTCCTGGTCAACAACGCGGGCGGCGCCCCCTACCGGCTGCTCGCCGGGGCGGACGCCGAGCGGCACGCGCGCGTGATCGACCTCAACCTCGTCGCCCCCCTGACGGCCTCCCTGGCGGCGTACGACCTGCTGAAGCGCGCGCGGGGTTCCATCGTGATGATCGGCAGCGTCAGCGGGACCCGCCCCTCGCCCGGCACGGCGGCCTACGGGGCGGCCAAGGCCGGACTGGAGAACCTGGCCCGCTCGATGGCCGTGGAATGGGCACCGGACGTGCGGGTCAACACGCTCGTCGTCGGGATGGTCCGCACCGAGCTGTCCCACCTCCACTACGGGGGCGAGGAAGGCATCGAGGCCGTCTCCCGCACCGTCCCGCTGGGACGGCTCGCCGTGCCCACGGACGTCGGCAGGGCGGCCGTCTTCCTCGCGTCGGACGCCGCCGCGTACATCACCGGAGCCGGCCTCCTCGTCCACGGCGGCGGCGAACGGCCCGCCTTCCTGGACGCGGCGACCGTCAACAAGGAGGAGTGA